In Rutidosis leptorrhynchoides isolate AG116_Rl617_1_P2 chromosome 2, CSIRO_AGI_Rlap_v1, whole genome shotgun sequence, one genomic interval encodes:
- the LOC139888061 gene encoding uncharacterized protein, with translation MANFNEFLSRANLIDQNIQNEMFTWDGPDGKKSRIDRVLVNLEWLNLWPDAVLIAGNKNTSDHNPLIWGKKSLFWGPKPFRFFNGWFEFPRFLEVCKQLWCSYDIHGYAAHVVLNKCKLLKKDLKKWSVENGVKNKLELASLECYIYDLKKTQEVRNLVPFEVSKLIDFKARYKSLQRQENRKKMLQSRVNWLRFGDKNTKFFHNMARIKNNASVIAGLQIGEVWCENPAQINHMYWACSVSSLRPKKLFN, from the coding sequence ATGGCAAATTTTAATGAATTCCTTTCTCGGGCCAATCTTATTGACCAAAACATTCAAAATGAGATGTTTACATGGGATGGTCCGGATGGTAAAAAGTCTAGAATTGATCGAGTCCTTGTTAATTTGGAATGGCTCAATTTATGGCCGGATGCGGTTTTGATTGCGGGTAACAAGAACACTTCCGATCATAATCCGTTGATATGgggaaaaaaatctcttttttgggGTCCTAAACCGTTTAGATTTTTTAATGGTTGGTTTGAATTTCCAAGGTTCTTAGAGGTGTGTAAACAACTTTGGTGCTCTTATGATATACATGGATATGCGGCTCATGTTGTTCTCAACAAATGCAAGTTATTAAAAAAAGACTTGAAGAAGTGGAGTGTTGAGAATGGGGTAAAGAATAAGTTGGAATTGGCTTCTCTGGAGTGTTACATTTATGATTTAAAAAAGACTCAGGAAGTTAGAAATCTTGTTCCCTTTGAAGTTTCTAAGTTGATAGATTTTAAAGCTAGATATAAGAGTCTTCAAAGACAAGAGAACAGGAAAAAGATGCTTCAGAGTCGCGTTAATTGGCTTCGTTTTGGTGACAAAAATACCAAATTTTTTCATAACATGGCTCGAATCAAGAACAATGCGTCGGTGATAGCAGGCCTGCAAATTGGAGAAGTGTGGTGTGAAAATCCAGCACAAATAAATCATATGTATTGGGCCTGTTCAGTCAGCAGTTTACGGCCCAAGAAACTGTTCAATTAA
- the LOC139891146 gene encoding mRNA cap guanine-N(7) methyltransferase 1-like has protein sequence MKRSYQHQSSSSSSYSEPPKSKSRYNPDGDAFLEDESPKNFAKKVADHYSARTNQTLEEREASPIIHLKKLNNWIKSVLIQLYAKKGDSVLDLACGKGGDLIKWDKAKIGYYVGIDIADGSIEDCRTRYNGDADHHQRRKKFTFPARLLCGDCFEVRLDKALADDAPFDLCSCQFAMHYSWSTEARARRALANVSSLLRPGGIFIGTMPDANVIVKKLRTADGLVFGNSVYWIQFDDEFSEKKFKSSSPFGIKYKFHLEDAVDCPEWVVPFPVFKSLAEEYDLELVFVKNSHAFVHEYMKKPEYIELMRRLGALGDGNQDMSTLSPDEWEVAYLYLAYVLKKRGGPEPSRGNNRRDKGSMHLEKEDITYIDS, from the exons ATGAAGAGAAGCTATCAacatcaatcatcatcatcgtcatcatattCAGAACCTCCTAAATCCAAATCTAGATACAATCCAGACG GTGATGCATTTCTAGAGGACGAAAGCCCGAAAAATTTTGCGAAAAAAGTTGCAGATCATTACAGTGCTAGAACCAACCAAACATTGGAAGAGCGAGAAGCGAGTCCGATTATCCATTTAAAAAAGCTTAATAATTGG ATTAAAAGTGTTTTAATTCAACTTTATGCAAAGAAAGGGGATTCGGTTCTTGATCTTGCGTGTGGTAAG GGTGGTGATTTGATCAAATGGGACAAGGCAAAAATTGGATACTATGTTGGCATTGACATAGCAGATGGTtcg ATAGAAGATTGTCGCACTCGTTACAATGGTGATGCAGATCATCATCAGCGTCGTAAAAAGTTCACCTTCCCTGCCCGGCTTTTATGTGGAGATTGTTTTGAG GTCCGACTGGATAAAGCTTTAGCTGATGATGCACCTTTTGATTTATGTAGTTGCCAG TTTGCAATGCATTATTCGTGGTCTACCGAGGCTCGTGCACGGAGGGCCTTAGCTAATGTTTCCTCATTACTTCGTCCTGGAGGAATATTTATTGGAACGATGCCAGATGCAAATGTTATAGTGAAAAAGCTAAGAACAG CCGATGGATTGGTCTTTGGCAATAGTGTATACTGGATACAATTTGATGATGAATTCTCAGAAAAG AAGTTCAAGTCTTCAAGCCCTTTTGGCATAAAGTACAAATTCCACCTAGAG GATGCCGTTGATTGTCCGGAGTGGGTTGTGCCATTTCCGGTCTTTAAATCACTGGCTGAAGAG TATGATTTGGAGCTTGTATTTGTGAAGAACTCGCATGCGTTTGTTCATGAGTACATGAAGAAGCCTGAATACATCGAGCTCATGCGCAGACTCGGTGCATTAGGTGACGGAAACCAAGACATGA GTACACTTTCTCCAGATGAATGGGAGGTCGCTTATCTGTACTTGGCGTACGTCTTGAAGAAG CGAGGGGGACCAGAACCGAGCAGAGGAAATAATAGGAGAGACAAAGGTTCGATGCACCTTGAAAAGGAAGATATAACCTATATTGATAGCTGA